The Arachis ipaensis cultivar K30076 chromosome B03, Araip1.1, whole genome shotgun sequence region TGACCGAGTGACGGAGAAATTGAGATAGTTAGAAATGATACTAAACAGTGCGGCTAAAAAAtgtaagagagaaaataaaaaaatcgtggttttatttttattataaatgagAGTAAAATTGAGATTAAAATTAGGAATTCTACTAGAGTCAAtggataatataattaattatttatataaaatatagaatatttattaaaaatatattaaaataatatataataactaatttaatgaTTTATTGTTAAATATGCATGCAATATTTTTGAAATAACAAATTAGTGATTCTAATTAATACAGACAACATAGGAACAAATTAAATAATCTAAATTATACGGTTCTCTTGTCTTTGATTTCATTAGCTTACAAACTTTCACACGtttgatttataatttttaacATTTGATTTTATTACTCATATAATACAACTATACAagtctttctttttaaatttaattttaaaataaaaaatattttatccacATAAAAATATATATCATGGTTAGATATTATTATTGCCAATTAATTCTTAGAAAATTTGAACATCGTTAACTAATTTAAACAGGTATATAGCCATTAAATATGACATAATTTCAATTAAAGGGCACATAACAACAAATTTTCTTGGCTAAATAGTTTTGctgaatataaaattataatatatatttatattcttttcttcatttttctcaNNNNNNNNNNNNNNNNNNNNNNNNNNNNNNNNNNNNNNNNNNNNNNNNNNNNNNNNNNNNNNNNNNNNNNNNNNNNNNNNNNNNNNNNNNNNNNNNNNNNNNNNNNNNNNNNNNNNNNCCTAAAATAATCAGTGATTAATTAATGAATATATACATACACTAAAAACAAATTAGATATTGTTGTCTTAAAAGCCTAGCTAACATCTTATCTCATGGATCAAGAGTCATATGAGAGATAACTCTTCTCCTTTATGTTTGGCCTCTGTACTAATTAAGGAGACAAAGCTTTCAAAACCTTCTTTAAAATACACCCTCCCATCCTCCTCATTGCTCCCTCACCAATCGCAACCAAAACCctaattttctctctcctctctctctctctctcttctacatACATAGCAACACCACACGTACGGACCAGTATTACTTTACGCATGGAACCCTGCCAAAAGCCTCCGCCGCCACCGGAACAATCCGACGCCTCTTATTTTTTCTCCGCCGTCACCGACAGCACCAACATGCTCGCCGACTTTGACTGGATCGGAGGAGAAGAAGGCGACACCATGTGTCTGCCGCCGgagaacaacagcaacaacaataatcaaTCGCCGTCTTCAAGCTCAGCTGAGGATCCGCCGGAGAGTTCGATCGCCTCCGACGGGAAACAGCTCGACAAAGAGAAACCACCGTAAGTCGCCTTTAATTCCTTTCTTCACTGAGGTTAAGTTGTAATTAACCTAAAATTTAGGGGTCTAAACGCAAGCGAAAAATGCTATGCACACATAACTAACTAACCAAATCGGAATCTAATTAATTAGTTTTGTTTTTTCGGAAGCAGTGCAGCCACCGTCCGTACAAATACATGTTCTAGCCACCCGCTCTAGTAGTTCACTGACTGCTCATACTGATTTTGATTTTTGTTCCGAATTATTCATTTtataaaaatgttatttatattttttaatatattttatgttttcataTATACTTCATATAAATAATTAAGAGTATTACTGATTGAATTTGAAAGTAGATCGACtgttatttttattatcattatttgaaattgttgttggcttcaaatgaaagcaagaaaatgaaaaagaaaaagggacgATGCTTTTTGGTATGATGACGTCCTCAAAATCACGGGCACCGCGATTATTGCGGCGGGAGTGCCGTACTTGACGGCTAGCCATCCACCACTCCACTTCATGCTTTTATACATTATTAACTTTGCTGATTTAGTGATTTCACAATTTATgatagattattattattattattccatttttaattattaacagCGCAGCTTAGTTAATCATTAATTCATTATTGGGCCTCCTTTCACTCCTGATGCTGTTGTGCTAGCTAACTAGTTTTGCACTGTATATATAATTGTTCAGATTAATTCCAAGTAGTTGCATTGCATCATTATTTGTTTATAATTTGTATGTATGTGCATGATTGCATGAATGGACGAGTTTCTAGCTAGGTATATATAAGATATGCTATGCTATGCTATGTGTGCTATATTCTGTACATGATGTTAATTTGCACCAAATAAATAATGCTTGCTTGTGTCCATAGTTATAAGGGGGGTCTCTACTTCTACTTTTTCCTTTTTTGTGGTCCATATTTTACATGCTTCTTATTTTATAGATGGCACCAATATATAATAAGTAGATAATGCCATAATGGCTGCCATGGACACAAATCACAATTTATtggttattattttattatattatgtgTCTTTCGGCCCTAAATAATGCAATACACACGGTTTATAGCTTTTACATATACATTTGAATATTCTGGCCTTTCCGTGCAGGCTACTTTAATTTTATACAAacagaaattttaattttattggtaTGATTTTAACCTGAACGTCAGGTTTATTGTGGTGGAATTAGCGTGAAATCATTAATTTATAACTGAAAGATTTTGGTCACATTTAATTTCTTCACTCGAGTCATGTTTTGGTGCATTGCTACTGATTTGGGAGTTTTTGAAGTGACGCTAACTCCATCGAAGCATTTAAAGATatcataaagaaaaaaataaataaaggatGATGATAATTAACTATCGTCACCGGAACTTCCAACATTGAATAATCATATGTCCcgtactatctagaataaccatcgacgtactagggataataaacacctttccaaaagcttaaactgattttggggtTTATCAAAGATCGAACTCTTAACTTTTCggatctagcgctctaataccatatcatgataccactcatcccaaaagtttcagctgatggaaaaaggtaacactaataattatatctctaatactccataaacctctattgtacacattgtacaaatattccattggttCCTCATAACTTCCCTAATCATATATATGGTTATTTGTACTTCAATTAATCATTTTGGCCGTTCACCTGTTCCCTTGTATATATATGTTTGTGGGGTGCATGGTGGTTAATTTATGGCTACTtagctttaatttaatttacaggAGTAGAAGTAAGAAGAAGCAGAAACGAATGAAGCAGCCACGGTTTGCTTTTATGACTAAGAGTGAAACCGATCATCTTGAAGATGGCTACAGATGGCGAAAGTACGGCCAGAAGGCAGTTAAAAATAGTCCATTCCCCAGGTTTGTATGAAcattcattttttgtttttaatttattattcacaCGAGGATAAAGTTTTGAATAACTCCAAATCTTTTGTTTGAAAAACAAGTACTGAACCATgcttaatatattttttgttcaAAAGTTGTTATGATGAAAAGACTTCTTCCGATTTGAAAGAAAATCAAACTTTTCTAAAGCTAACCTAATCTAAACATGCTTTTTATATATTCTTATATTTTGTAAAGCTATATCATCAATAGTAGTCAAGCACGAGGATGGGTAAGTCTAAAACCCTTACTAATACAACCTTTAGAAGGAACCATATTAATACAACACACCTCACCTACTGCAAAGAAACTTTAGAGCATGCACTATCCTAATCATCTATATATCCGTTTTAAACTTTTTCCCAATTAAATAGGCTAAGAAATTCTTTTGAAAATTATATCACAAAATTAACTGTTACATTATACAATAATCATACGAGTATATGACCAATGTTGTATAATACAAAGTCATTACCATATTAATTACAACATATACAACATGATGACAATAATCAAGTGAAGCAAGTGTAAGAAGAACAAACATAAAACAATAAATCGAAAGGTGGTATCTGTCATATAATATCGAATATGTAATAATAGGGTGGGGGGAAAAGAAAAGacaaatatattatttatattttagaaGCTAAGTATGAATACCATAGTACGGCGGTTACATCTTAAATCCATTGTCCCGTCCTGCATCACTTTTAAAATTGCCTTGCAAGTAAGGTTTATTTTTAACTAGCCCCATATCATGTGTCTTGATTTTTaactttatttatcttttaatcttcCATCTGTAAATGAAGTGATAAACAAAATGCTCTATCTGAAggtcatataaattaaaattatggaCATGACACTTATTAATTTCATAAAAGATTCTTTCTAACTCTCCTCAGTCCTCAACATTTAAGTTGTGTTAATTCGTTTATATATTGGTTAGATCAGTAACAAACTCCTAACCGTCTATAATAACTTCCTATGACGGTTACTAACTGCCACATGAGTGAGTAGTGAGCTGCTCCCTAGCAGTTCTCCTTCCATATATAGTTATCACCAACATGCAGCAAGTCAATTTATCTATAATACATATAAAGCATATATATAAACACGTATTTGTTTGCAATCAAATTAAAAGCAAAATCAGTAGCATAATTTGATCATGTTAATGTGATAAACAATGTACTTGAAGATGAACAACTATCCTATACAGGAGCTACTATCGTTGCACAAACAACAACTGCAGTGTGAAGAAAAGGGTGGAACGCTCCTCGGAGGACCCAACTATTGTGATAACCACATATGAAGGCCAACACTGCCACCACTCCGTAGGGACATTCCACCACCACCGACAACTAAGTGGCATGCTTAGTAGTAATCAAAAATCCACATTTGCAACTCAATTTTCTCTTGGAAATATGTCACACTTCTATTATCCAATTGATCAATTACCTGAAGAAAACACACTTATTAGTAGTAGTGTTTCTGATGATCCTTATTGTCAATCACACAATAATGATAATTACAATGGAAGACGCAGCATTACATTGGCAGATTCATCAACCCCAGAAGAGCTACCCACAGATGATGGACTACTTGGAGATATTCTTCTGCCTAGGCAAATGCGTAACGGATGAGGAGGCTAATATAGAATggtatttatatattatattatatatacattATTATATATCCTATAGAGTATATATTTCACATTATCTATATTTTACAATTTTTAATTGTGCGTGTTAGTTGTTATTACTAGCTAGTTGGGGGCCGGATAGGTGGGTTTAATTTCGGGAGATCGACAACATGGCTTTAAGATTTCAATGCAACTTGAAGAGAAAGTAAGTAGAATCTCTAAACTTTATAAGTAGATAATGGTAGATATATAtatagattatatatatatatattagacaAAAGACCAATATATTCCAAATAATGATGGTAATAAAGGCTTTCATAATATGTTATATATATGGGGATACTTGGATAGGCACCATATAATTGATGGTAGTTCAATCTTAATTATTGGGGTGATTAATTATATTATTGAGATTATTGAAGACATAATTAGCGCTCTTTTAATATCTAATCTAAGCGATTGGCCTAGCAACCTTATCTTGACTGGAACCCACTTCATGATGCTAACCACCCATTCACTTAAAACATCTTAGCCGAAAGTATGATTTGATGCCAAGTAGCGTGTGTTTTAAGTGATCGTTTACAACAAAACCTGCATTCATTTGACCAATATATAGTTCTATCATTGTATTAGATCGAAGTTAATTGGAATTATTGTTATTTAATGGATGTAAAATCTTTATGAAGATATTCTATTGAAAAGTATTCCTATATTTTTAAGACGCCTAATTTATATATATgcattcaaaataaaatcttttacaTGAGAAATAATATGAACCGAGATGGAGTGCTTATAATTGCTTTTTacattacaaattaaaaatataaaagactaGTCCCTTTCAAAGAGAAAATACATTAAATGACATGCTACCATAAAAGTCATGATCCAAGAATGAGTTATATGGTTAGATGTATGGTTTCCCTTCAAGTAAGTAACAGTCTAACAGACCAATAAAAGTCATGCATGACCCAAAAAATTAAACTCTGTGTATTCACTGTTCATTCTTTTTTAGCTATCTCAGTTTTTTTCAGAGTAAATTTTACCTAGCCGAGTTTACTCATGAAAATACGATTAACGTGCATGCACCATTACTATATGTTAATGATCAAAGTTAAGAGTGNNNNNNNNNNNNNNNNNNNNNNNNNNNNNNNNNNNNNNNNNNNNNNNNNNNNNNNNNNNNNNNNNNNNNNNNNNNNNNNNNNNNNNNNNNNNNNNNNNNNNNNNNNNNNNNNNNNNNNNNNNNNNNNNNNNNNNNNNNNNNNNNNNNNNNNNNNNNNNNNNNNNNNNNNNNNNNNNAAAAATAAAAATTATGTACATACTAAAAATTagtcattcatatatatataatttaacttttttttatatattttatattttaatgtatattttatagggcaatttacataaataaattgtttGTCCCTCAAATTTACGCAATTGCATTGTTTCAAAAATGAagacgcaaatacattgtttcataTATCTATAGAAACTGCTACTGTCAGTAGCGGTTTATCAAAACACGTAATCCGC contains the following coding sequences:
- the LOC107631840 gene encoding probable WRKY transcription factor 57, whose amino-acid sequence is MEPCQKPPPPPEQSDASYFFSAVTDSTNMLADFDWIGGEEGDTMCLPPENNSNNNNQSPSSSSAEDPPESSIASDGKQLDKEKPPSRSKKKQKRMKQPRFAFMTKSETDHLEDGYRWRKYGQKAVKNSPFPRSYYRCTNNNCSVKKRVERSSEDPTIVITTYEGQHCHHSVGTFHHHRQLSGMLSSNQKSTFATQFSLGNMSHFYYPIDQLPEENTLISSSVSDDPYCQSHNNDNYNGRRSITLADSSTPEELPTDDGLLGDILLPRQMRNG